In Raphanus sativus cultivar WK10039 chromosome 5, ASM80110v3, whole genome shotgun sequence, the following proteins share a genomic window:
- the LOC108860162 gene encoding putative transcription factor BOFH: MDPEGFTSGLFRWNPTRAIVQAPTPVPPPQQQQQQPPATPQTAAFGMRLGGLEGLFGPYGVRFYTAAKIAELGFTASTLVGMKDEELEDMMNSLSHIFRWELLVGERYGIKAAVRAERRRLQEEEEEESSRRRHLILSAAGDSGTHHALDALSQEDGWTGLSEEPVQHRDQTDAAGINGGGRGGYWEAGQTTMKKQRRKKAIATSVETDNDGNEGDDDDGMDNSNESALGTERQREHPFIVTEPGEVARGKKNGLDYLFHLYEQCREFLLQVQTIAKDRGEKCPTKVTNQVFRYAKKSGANYINKPKMRHYVHCYALHCLDEEASNALRRAFKERGENVGSWRQACYKPLVDIACRHGWDIDAVFNAHPRLSIWYVPTKLRQLCHLERNNAAAALVGGISCEGSSASGRFGV; encoded by the exons ATGGATCCCGAAGGTTTCACGAGTGGCTTATTCCGATGGAACCCAACTAGAGCTATAGTTCAAGCACCAACTCCGGTTCCTCCaccgcagcagcagcagcagcaaccgCCGGCAACGCCGCAGACGGCAGCGTTTGGAATGCGACTAGGTGGTTTGGAGGGTTTGTTCGGTCCTTACGGAGTACGTTTTTACACGGCGGCAAAGATAGCGGAGCTAGGTTTTACGGCGAGCACGTTGGTGGGCATGAAGGACGAGGAGCTTGAGGATATGATGAATAGCCTCTCTCATATCTTTCGTTGGGAGCTTCTTGTCGGCGAACGGTACGGCATCAAAGCTGCCGTCAGAGCTGAAAGGAGGCGATtgcaagaagaggaagaagaggaatcTTCTAGACGCCGTCATTTGATACTCTCCGCCGCAGGTGATTCCGGCACTCATCACGCCCTTGATGCTCTCTCTCAAGAAG ATGGCTGGACAGGGTTATCCGAGGAGCCAGTTCAGCACCGAGACCAGACTGATGCGGCGGGGATTaacggaggaggaagaggaggttATTGGGAAGCAGGGCAGACAACGATGAAAAAGCAACGCCGAAAGAAAGCGATTGCGACGTCAGTGGAAACCGATAATGACGGCAACGAAGGTGATGATGACGACGGGATGGATAACAGTAACGAAAGTGCGTTGGGGACGGAGAGACAGAGAGAGCATCCGTTTATTGTAACGGAGCCAGGGGAAGTAGCACGTGGTAAAAAGAACGGTTTGGATTATCTTTTCCACTTGTACGAACAGTGCCGCGAGTTCCTTCTTCAGGTCCAGACCATTGCTAAAGACCGCGGCGAAAAATGCCCTACCAAG GTGACGAACCAGGTGTTTAGGTACGCGAAGAAATCGGGGGCGAATTACATAAACAAGCCAAAAATGCGACACTACGTTCACTGTTACGCACTCCACTGCCTTGACGAAGAAGCTTCAAACGCTCTCCGAAGAGCGTTTAAAGAACGTGGTGAGAACGTTGGGTCGTGGCGTCAGGCTTGTTACAAGCCACTTGTGGACATAGCTTGTCGTCATGGGTGGGATATAGACGCTGTTTTTAACGCTCATCCTCGACTTTCCATTTGGTATGTTCCCACTAAGCTGCGTCAGCTCTGCCATTTGGAGCGGAACAATGCGGCTGCGGCTTTGGTTGGCGGTATTAGCTGCGAGGGATCGTCTGCGTCTGGACGCTTTGGGGTTTAA
- the LOC108863206 gene encoding probable beta-1,4-xylosyltransferase IRX10L, with protein sequence MKYRSWILIFLAACYLTLSTISAFRLSRSQPTERISGSAGDVLDDNPVGRLKVFVYELPSKYNKKILQKDPRCLTHMFAAEIYMQRFLLSSPVRTLNPEEADWFYVPVYTTCDLTPNGLPLPFKSPRMMRSAIQLIASNWPYWNRTEGADHFFVVPHDFGACFHYQEEKAIGRGILPLLQRATLVQTFGQRNHVCLKEGSITVPPYAPPQKMQSHLIPGKTPRSIFVYFRGLFYDVGNDPEGGYYARGARAAVWENFKDNPLFDISTEHPTTYYEDMQRAIFCLCPLGWAPWSPRLVEAVIFGCIPVIIADDIVLPFADAIPWEDIGVFVDEKDVPYLDTILTSIPPEVILRKQRLLANPSMKQAMLFPQPAQPGDAFHQVLNGLARKLPHDRSVYLRPGEKLLNWTAGPVADLKPW encoded by the exons ATGAAGTATCGGAGCTGGATTTTGATCTTCCTTGCTGCTTGTTACCTTACCCTCTCAACGATCTCTGCTTTCCGCCTGAGTCGAAGTCAACCAACCGAGCGAATCTCAG GTAGTGCTGGGGATGTATTGGACGATAATCCAGTGGGAAGACTCAAAGTCTTTGTTTACGAGCTTCCAAGCAAATACAACAAGAAGATACTTCAGAAAGACCCCAGATGTCTCACCCACATGTTTGCTGCTGAGATCTACATGCAGCGCTTCCTTTTGTCTAGCCCTGTTCGAACGCTTAACCCCGAGGAAGCTGATTGGTTCTACGTCCCTGTCTACACCACCTGTGATCTCACTCCAAATGGTCTTCCTCTTCCCTTTAAGTCTCCGAGAATGATGAGGAGCGCCATTCAGCTCATTGCTTCCAACTGGCCTTACTGGAATCGCACTGAAGGAGCTGACCACTTCTTTGTTGTGCCTCATGACTTTGGGGCCTGCTTCCATTACCAA GAAGAGAAGGCCATAGGAAGAGGAATACTCCCCTTGCTTCAGCGAGCTACACTGGTGCAGACATTTGGGCAGAGGAATCATGTCTGCTTGAAAGAGGGTTCAATCACTGTTCCTCCCTATGCTCCACCGCAGAAGATGCAATCACACTTGATTCCTGGGAAAACTCCTCGATCCATCTTCGTTTATTTCCGGGGACTGTTTTATGATGTGGGTAATGATCCCGAGGGTGGTTACTATGCgag GGGTGCACGAGCAGCTGTGTGGGAAAACTTCAAGGACAATCCGCTGTTCGACATCTCAACAGAGCACCCGACAACGTATTACGAAGACATGCAGAGAGCAATCTTCTGCTTATGCCCACTGGGATGGGCCCCATGGAGTCCAAGACTAGTAGAAGCCGTGATCTTCGGTTGCATCCCTGTGATCATAGCAGACGACATTGTGCTACCATTTGCAGATGCGATCCCTTGGGAAGACATTGGTGTGTTTGTGGACGAGAAGGATGTTCCTTACTTGGACACCATACTCACATCTATCCCACCAGAGGTTATACTGAGGAAGCAGAGGTTGTTGGCAAACCCGTCGATGAAACAGGCGATGCTGTTCCCGCAACCAGCTCAACCAGGGGATGCGTTTCATCAAGTGTTGAACGGGTTGGCTCGCAAGCTGCCTCATGATAGGAGTGTCTATCTGAGGCCAGGTGAGAAGCTGTTGAACTGGACAGCAGGACCGGTCGCTGATCTGAAACCTTGGTGA
- the LOC108863207 gene encoding uncharacterized protein LOC108863207, with product MTNKEKARERREKRMQEISLLRTIPYSDHQRWWSSDNVAVVTGSNRGIGLEIARQLASHGLTVVLTARNVNAGVEAVTSLRHQEEGLKVDFHQLDVTDSSSIKEFGCWIKQTFGGLDILVNNAGVNYNLGSDNSVEFAETVVSTNYHGTKNMIKAMIPLMRPSPQGARIVNVSSRLGRVYGRRNRLANVELRDQLSNPDSLTEELIDRTVSTFIDQVKDGTWESGGWPQTFTDYSMSKLAVNAYTRMMAKELSTRQEGEKIYVNSFCPGWVKTAMTGFAGNMSPEDAADTGVWLSLVLSQEAVTGKFFAERREINF from the exons ATGACGAACAAGGAGAAAGCGCGGGAGAGAAGGGAGAAGAGGATGCAGGAGATCTCTCTCCTTCGAACCATCCCTTACTCTGACCACCAGAG ATGGTGGTCTTCTGACAATGTAGCAGTGGTGACTGGTTCAAACCGAGGTATCGGACTCGAGATCGCGAGACAGCTCGCTAGCCACGGATTGACCGTTGTTCTTACAGCCAGAAACGTCAATGCTGGTGTCGAAGCAGTTACTTCCTTGAGGCACCAAGAAGAAGGTCTCAAGGTTGATTTCCATCAGCTTGATGTCACGGACTCTTCCTCGATTAAAGAGTTTGGTTGCTGGATTAAACAAACATTTGGAGGTCTTGATATTCTC gtGAACAACGCAGGTGTCAACTACAATCTTGGCTCAGATAACTCTGTTGAGTTTGCTGAGACGGTTGTATCTACTAATTACCACGGAACCAAAAACATGATCAAAGCTATGATACCGTTGATGAGACCCTCTCCTCAGGGAGCTCGTATCGTTAACGTTAGTTCCAGGCTAGGTAGAGTATACGGAAGACGTAAT AGGCTTGCGAATGTAGAGTTGAGAGATCAGCTAAGCAATCCGGATTCTCTGACAGAAGAACTTATAGACCGAACCGTCTCTACATTCATCGACCAAGTGAAAGACGGAACTTGGGAATCAGGCGGGTGGCCTCAGACGTTTACTGACTACTCCATGTCTAAGCTTGCTGTCAATGCTTACACTAGAATGATGGCGAAAGAGCTTTCGACAAGACAGGAGGGAGAGAAGATTTATGTTAACAGCTTTTGTCCTGGTTGGGTGAAGACTGCAATGACTGGCTTCGCTGGTAATATGTCTCCTGAAGATGCAGCTGATACCGGAGTTTGGCTTAGCTTGGTTCTCTCTCAAGAGGCTGTTACCGGAAAATTCTTTGCAGAGAGACGTGAGATTAACTTCTGA
- the LOC108862335 gene encoding uncharacterized protein LOC108862335 isoform X4 translates to MVLRADPHSLTRLLSMLRWRPRYRGEDKLPLIVWMMSHAFQQDLPAALHSWAVNLLPLVFSKKCSYSSQSIHLILQFVEMILSSNQEARDVFLNEPVRPSGMRLIPPHSFEMLLLLACPARVEEATTERFQAIYPLLKEVALAPDSRSAGELKHIFAFSLKFAGLKEFPALASEATAIAFSLLTQNVDCFMQWDVLYKEYLEASVALLKKLVDERWWIPKLLSSSPTDNLIFEHAMNSFMMKNEIAAIIEEVANLSLYQEADYLCKLLSYLNKSNLNAAKMDPSDLKLVEDKSYGVSAAEEIEKAIVSLSLSEAAKKMDPSPLAAKMDPSDLKCS, encoded by the exons ATGGTGTTGCGTGCTGATCCTCATTCTTTGACTCGTCTTTTGTCGATGCTGAGGTGGAGACCTAGATATCGTGGCGAAGACAAGCTTCCGCTTATCGTTTGGATGATGTCTCATGCCTTTCAACAAGATTTACCTGCTGCCTTGCATTCATGGGCGGTTAACTTGCTGCCACTAGTCTTTAGTAAAAAGTGCAGCTACAGCTCTCAGTCAATTCATCTCATCCTGCAATTTGTTGAGAT GATTTTGTCCTCGAATCAAGAGGCTCGGGATGTATTCCTAAACGAACCTGTTCGGCCTTCCGGAATGCGGCTGATTCCACCTCATTCGTTTGAGATGTTGCTGCTGCTTGCATGCCCTGCTAGAGTAGAGGAGGCAACAACAGAGAGGTTTCAGGCAATTTATCCCTTGTTGAAGGAAGTAGCCCTTGCACCAGATTCTAGGAGTGCAGGCGAACTGAAACATATATTCGCTTTTTCCTTGAAATTTGCTGGACTAAAAG aATTTCCTGCTCTAGCCAGTGAAGCTACAGCAATCGCCTTCAGTCTTTTGACACAAAACGTTGATTGCTTTATGCAATGGGATGTTCTCTACAAGGAGTATCTTGAAGCTAGTGTTGCTCTTCTTAAAAAGCTTGTAGACGAAAGGTGGTGGATCCCCAAACTATTATCATCATCACCGACTGATAATCTCATTTTCGAGCATGCTATGAATAGCTTCATGATGAAG AACGAAATAGCCGCCATCATTGAAGAAGTAGCCAATCTTTCTCTTTACCAAGAAGCTGACTATTTGTGCAAACTGTTATCGTATCTGAACAAATCAAATCTGAATGCGGCAAAGATGGATCCCTCAGACCTTAAG CTTGTGGAAGACAAATCATACGGTGTTAGTGCAGCTGAGGAAATTGAAAAGGCGATAGTGTCTTTGTCCTTGTCCGAAGCTGCCAAAAAGATGGACCCCTCACCTCTTGCGGCAAAGATGGATCCCTCAGACCTTAAG TGCAGCTGA
- the LOC108862335 gene encoding uncharacterized protein LOC108862335 isoform X3, with the protein MVLRADPHSLTRLLSMLRWRPRYRGEDKLPLIVWMMSHAFQQDLPAALHSWAVNLLPLVFSKKCSYSSQSIHLILQFVEMILSSNQEARDVFLNEPVRPSGMRLIPPHSFEMLLLLACPARVEEATTERFQAIYPLLKEVALAPDSRSAGELKHIFAFSLKFAGLKEFPALASEATAIAFSLLTQNVDCFMQWDVLYKEYLEASVALLKKLVDERWWIPKLLSSSPTDNLIFEHAMNSFMMKNEIAAIIEEVANLSLYQEADYLCKLLSYLNKSNLNAAKMDPSDLKLVEDKSYGVSAAEEIEKAIVSLSLSEAAKKMDPSPLAAKMDPSDLKLRKLKRR; encoded by the exons ATGGTGTTGCGTGCTGATCCTCATTCTTTGACTCGTCTTTTGTCGATGCTGAGGTGGAGACCTAGATATCGTGGCGAAGACAAGCTTCCGCTTATCGTTTGGATGATGTCTCATGCCTTTCAACAAGATTTACCTGCTGCCTTGCATTCATGGGCGGTTAACTTGCTGCCACTAGTCTTTAGTAAAAAGTGCAGCTACAGCTCTCAGTCAATTCATCTCATCCTGCAATTTGTTGAGAT GATTTTGTCCTCGAATCAAGAGGCTCGGGATGTATTCCTAAACGAACCTGTTCGGCCTTCCGGAATGCGGCTGATTCCACCTCATTCGTTTGAGATGTTGCTGCTGCTTGCATGCCCTGCTAGAGTAGAGGAGGCAACAACAGAGAGGTTTCAGGCAATTTATCCCTTGTTGAAGGAAGTAGCCCTTGCACCAGATTCTAGGAGTGCAGGCGAACTGAAACATATATTCGCTTTTTCCTTGAAATTTGCTGGACTAAAAG aATTTCCTGCTCTAGCCAGTGAAGCTACAGCAATCGCCTTCAGTCTTTTGACACAAAACGTTGATTGCTTTATGCAATGGGATGTTCTCTACAAGGAGTATCTTGAAGCTAGTGTTGCTCTTCTTAAAAAGCTTGTAGACGAAAGGTGGTGGATCCCCAAACTATTATCATCATCACCGACTGATAATCTCATTTTCGAGCATGCTATGAATAGCTTCATGATGAAG AACGAAATAGCCGCCATCATTGAAGAAGTAGCCAATCTTTCTCTTTACCAAGAAGCTGACTATTTGTGCAAACTGTTATCGTATCTGAACAAATCAAATCTGAATGCGGCAAAGATGGATCCCTCAGACCTTAAG CTTGTGGAAGACAAATCATACGGTGTTAGTGCAGCTGAGGAAATTGAAAAGGCGATAGTGTCTTTGTCCTTGTCCGAAGCTGCCAAAAAGATGGACCCCTCACCTCTTGCGGCAAAGATGGATCCCTCAGACCTTAAG CTGAGGAAATTGAAAAGGCGATAG
- the LOC108862335 gene encoding uncharacterized protein LOC108862335 isoform X1 — protein sequence MVLRADPHSLTRLLSMLRWRPRYRGEDKLPLIVWMMSHAFQQDLPAALHSWAVNLLPLVFSKKCSYSSQSIHLILQFVEMILSSNQEARDVFLNEPVRPSGMRLIPPHSFEMLLLLACPARVEEATTERFQAIYPLLKEVALAPDSRSAGELKHIFAFSLKFAGLKEFPALASEATAIAFSLLTQNVDCFMQWDVLYKEYLEASVALLKKLVDERWWIPKLLSSSPTDNLIFEHAMNSFMMKNEIAAIIEEVANLSLYQEADYLCKLLSYLNKSNLNAAKMDPSDLKLVEDKSYGVSAAEEIEKAIVSLSLSEAAKKMDPSPLAAKMDPSDLKTNHTVLVQLRKLKRR from the exons ATGGTGTTGCGTGCTGATCCTCATTCTTTGACTCGTCTTTTGTCGATGCTGAGGTGGAGACCTAGATATCGTGGCGAAGACAAGCTTCCGCTTATCGTTTGGATGATGTCTCATGCCTTTCAACAAGATTTACCTGCTGCCTTGCATTCATGGGCGGTTAACTTGCTGCCACTAGTCTTTAGTAAAAAGTGCAGCTACAGCTCTCAGTCAATTCATCTCATCCTGCAATTTGTTGAGAT GATTTTGTCCTCGAATCAAGAGGCTCGGGATGTATTCCTAAACGAACCTGTTCGGCCTTCCGGAATGCGGCTGATTCCACCTCATTCGTTTGAGATGTTGCTGCTGCTTGCATGCCCTGCTAGAGTAGAGGAGGCAACAACAGAGAGGTTTCAGGCAATTTATCCCTTGTTGAAGGAAGTAGCCCTTGCACCAGATTCTAGGAGTGCAGGCGAACTGAAACATATATTCGCTTTTTCCTTGAAATTTGCTGGACTAAAAG aATTTCCTGCTCTAGCCAGTGAAGCTACAGCAATCGCCTTCAGTCTTTTGACACAAAACGTTGATTGCTTTATGCAATGGGATGTTCTCTACAAGGAGTATCTTGAAGCTAGTGTTGCTCTTCTTAAAAAGCTTGTAGACGAAAGGTGGTGGATCCCCAAACTATTATCATCATCACCGACTGATAATCTCATTTTCGAGCATGCTATGAATAGCTTCATGATGAAG AACGAAATAGCCGCCATCATTGAAGAAGTAGCCAATCTTTCTCTTTACCAAGAAGCTGACTATTTGTGCAAACTGTTATCGTATCTGAACAAATCAAATCTGAATGCGGCAAAGATGGATCCCTCAGACCTTAAG CTTGTGGAAGACAAATCATACGGTGTTAGTGCAGCTGAGGAAATTGAAAAGGCGATAGTGTCTTTGTCCTTGTCCGAAGCTGCCAAAAAGATGGACCCCTCACCTCTTGCGGCAAAGATGGATCCCTCAGACCTTAAG ACAAATCATACGGTGTTAGTGCAGCTGAGGAAATTGAAAAGGCGATAG
- the LOC108862335 gene encoding uncharacterized protein LOC108862335 isoform X2, whose protein sequence is MVLRADPHSLTRLLSMLRWRPRYRGEDKLPLIVWMMSHAFQQDLPAALHSWAVNLLPLVFSKKCSYSSQSIHLILQFVEMILSSNQEARDVFLNEPVRPSGMRLIPPHSFEMLLLLACPARVEEATTERFQAIYPLLKEVALAPDSRSAGELKHIFAFSLKFAGLKASEATAIAFSLLTQNVDCFMQWDVLYKEYLEASVALLKKLVDERWWIPKLLSSSPTDNLIFEHAMNSFMMKNEIAAIIEEVANLSLYQEADYLCKLLSYLNKSNLNAAKMDPSDLKLVEDKSYGVSAAEEIEKAIVSLSLSEAAKKMDPSPLAAKMDPSDLKTNHTVLVQLRKLKRR, encoded by the exons ATGGTGTTGCGTGCTGATCCTCATTCTTTGACTCGTCTTTTGTCGATGCTGAGGTGGAGACCTAGATATCGTGGCGAAGACAAGCTTCCGCTTATCGTTTGGATGATGTCTCATGCCTTTCAACAAGATTTACCTGCTGCCTTGCATTCATGGGCGGTTAACTTGCTGCCACTAGTCTTTAGTAAAAAGTGCAGCTACAGCTCTCAGTCAATTCATCTCATCCTGCAATTTGTTGAGAT GATTTTGTCCTCGAATCAAGAGGCTCGGGATGTATTCCTAAACGAACCTGTTCGGCCTTCCGGAATGCGGCTGATTCCACCTCATTCGTTTGAGATGTTGCTGCTGCTTGCATGCCCTGCTAGAGTAGAGGAGGCAACAACAGAGAGGTTTCAGGCAATTTATCCCTTGTTGAAGGAAGTAGCCCTTGCACCAGATTCTAGGAGTGCAGGCGAACTGAAACATATATTCGCTTTTTCCTTGAAATTTGCTGGACTAAAAG CCAGTGAAGCTACAGCAATCGCCTTCAGTCTTTTGACACAAAACGTTGATTGCTTTATGCAATGGGATGTTCTCTACAAGGAGTATCTTGAAGCTAGTGTTGCTCTTCTTAAAAAGCTTGTAGACGAAAGGTGGTGGATCCCCAAACTATTATCATCATCACCGACTGATAATCTCATTTTCGAGCATGCTATGAATAGCTTCATGATGAAG AACGAAATAGCCGCCATCATTGAAGAAGTAGCCAATCTTTCTCTTTACCAAGAAGCTGACTATTTGTGCAAACTGTTATCGTATCTGAACAAATCAAATCTGAATGCGGCAAAGATGGATCCCTCAGACCTTAAG CTTGTGGAAGACAAATCATACGGTGTTAGTGCAGCTGAGGAAATTGAAAAGGCGATAGTGTCTTTGTCCTTGTCCGAAGCTGCCAAAAAGATGGACCCCTCACCTCTTGCGGCAAAGATGGATCCCTCAGACCTTAAG ACAAATCATACGGTGTTAGTGCAGCTGAGGAAATTGAAAAGGCGATAG
- the LOC130495274 gene encoding probable beta-1,4-xylosyltransferase IRX10L, translated as MFIIWYITIREFLIISDDVLFVKNGHRGARAAVWENFKDNPLFDISTEHPTTYYEDMQRAIFCLCPLGWAPWSPRLVEAVIFGCIPVIIADDIVLPFADAIPWEDIGVFVDEKDVPYLDTILTSIPPEVILRKQRLLANPSMKQAMLFPQPAQPGDAFHQVLNGLARKLPHDRSVYLRPGEKLLNWTAGPVADLKPW; from the coding sequence ATGTTTATCATATGGTATATTACCATCCGTGAATTTCTCATAATCAGTGATGATGTATTGTTTGTCAAAAACGGGCACAGGGGTGCACGAGCAGCTGTGTGGGAAAACTTCAAGGACAATCCGCTGTTCGACATCTCAACAGAGCACCCGACAACGTATTACGAAGACATGCAGAGAGCAATCTTCTGCTTATGCCCACTGGGATGGGCCCCATGGAGTCCAAGACTAGTAGAAGCCGTGATCTTCGGTTGCATCCCTGTGATCATAGCAGACGACATTGTGCTACCATTTGCAGATGCGATCCCTTGGGAAGACATTGGTGTGTTTGTGGACGAGAAGGATGTTCCTTACTTGGACACCATACTCACATCTATCCCACCAGAGGTTATACTGAGGAAGCAGAGGTTGTTGGCAAACCCGTCGATGAAACAGGCGATGCTGTTCCCGCAACCAGCTCAACCAGGGGATGCGTTTCATCAAGTGTTGAACGGGTTGGCTCGCAAGCTGCCTCATGATAGGAGTGTCTATCTGAGGCCAGGTGAGAAGCTGTTGAACTGGACAGCAGGACCGGTCGCTGATCTGAAACCTTGGTGA